The nucleotide window ACTTCTCGTTTACACCCTGGGAAACCCCTTCTCGACTTATGAACTGCGTCATGGGGTCGTTCCATCGCTTCTGCTCCCTGAGAGCTTGATTCATGTCCAAATCCCCTGCGGTTCTGGTAAAAGACATCAGCTTCGCATTTCTGAGCTCCTCCTTGCGTTCTGATGCCTGGCCTTGCTGTAATTCTCCCTTTAGATTTTCTCGGGCCTGGAATTCTTTCTGTTgtgcctcgacggccgcccgcCGTGCGTCGGCCCTTTTCATGGACACATCAATTCTTCTCCCCGTAGCGTCGCGGTAGACAGTTTCCTCCTCCTTTGCGTGTCTCTGGTGCTTCTCGAAATCTTCGACCTCTTCGAGTTGACGTCGCTTCAGCTGCGACGATACTGCACTTGCTGACTGTAGGCCAGCATGCGTTCCGTCGCTCATCTTGATGATGTTGTCACCGCCTTCGCGGACGGGGCCTTCATCATCAGCTCTGGCTGTTATATTTTCTACAACTGCCGTGGAAAGTATGATATTTGCAGCCGCGCCATTATCTCTGTCTGCTGCTGTGACAACAGTCTCGCCACCAACCCTCTTCCAGCCGCCGCTTGTCTTGGACGTTCGAAACTCGGCGGCTATCCCGATTCCCACAGTCGTGGGATCATCATCCGCCTTACAATGAAATTCGGCACCGGTCCAGG belongs to Drechmeria coniospora strain ARSEF 6962 chromosome Unknown scf7180000000099, whole genome shotgun sequence and includes:
- a CDS encoding Bud13, translating into MPSDLSNYLASRYLVADPKPTSKHKRKRTTTSPKLLITDDSNLTWTGAEFHCKADDDPTTVGIGIAAEFRTSKTSGGWKRVGGETVVTAADRDNGAAANIILSTAVVENITARADDEGPVREGGDNIIKMSDGTHAGLQSASAVSSQLKRRQLEEVEDFEKHQRHAKEEETVYRDATGRRIDVSMKRADARRAAVEAQQKEFQARENLKGELQQGQASERKEELRNAKLMSFTRTAGDLDMNQALREQKRWNDPMTQFISREGVSQGVNEKSLVQRPTYVGASPSNRYGIQAGYRWDGVHRGIGFEADRFRALRKLERNKGLEYSWQMDG